GCACGATGGCCCGCGATTCGGAGGTGGGGAACAGCCAGTCGCTGGAGAAGCTGGCGAGGCAGAAACGCACCGGCGTGCCCTTGCCGTCCTTGCGGAAGGCGTTGGACAGGGTGCCGCCCCCGTAATCCGCGGCGAGGTCGAAATAGTCCATCGCCCGCGTGATGTAGAGGTAGGAGTTGGCGTCGAACCGCTCGACGAAGGTGATGCCCTGGTGGCGCAGATAGCTCTCCACCTGGAAATCGGCGTCGAAGCCGTATGTGACGGTCTGGCGGTTCTGCAGGTTGCGCCCGAACTTGCGGTGCAGCGCCGGTTCCGACAGGTAGGTGATGTGCGCGGCCATGCGCGCCACCGCGAGGCCGCGGTGCGGGCGGGTGCCCTCCAGCAGGTAGTTGCCGCCGGCCCAGTCCGGGTCGGCCATGATCGCCTGCCGGCCGACCTCGTGGAAGGCGATGTTCTGCGCCGAGTGGCGGGCCGCCGTGGCGATCGGCACCGCGGCGAAGACCGATTCGGGATAGGCGACGGCCCATTGCAGCACCTGCATGCCGCCCATCGAGCCACCGATCACGCAGAAGAGCTGCTCGATCCCGAGATGCTCCACCAGCAGCTTCTGCGCGCGCACCATGTCGCCGATGGTGATGACGGGGAAGCCGAGGCCGTAGGGCTTGCCGGTCGCCGGATCGGTCTCCTTCGGGCCGGTGGAGCCCATGCAGCCGCCGATCACGTTGGAGCAGATGACGAAGTAGCGGTCGGTGTCGACCGGCCTGCCCGGACCGACCAGCATCTCCCACCAGCCGGGCTTGCCGGTCACCGGATGCTGGTCGAGCACGTAATGGTCGCCGGTCAGGGCGTGGCAGATCAGGACGGCGTTCGACCGGTCGGCGTTCAGCGTGCCGTAGGTCTGATAGGCGACCTCGAAGGGTCCCAGCTCCGCCCCGCTGTCCAGCCGCATGGGCTTGTCCACCCCGAGCGTGACCCGGTGGCCGGGCATCGTCGCGGGCTCGGCAGGCACGGCGGCAGGCACGGCGGCGGCGGGGTTCGGCGCGGACATGACGGGTCGGGGGCCTCCGGAAAACGGGAGATCATAGCTATGGACCGGCGGTTGGGAGTGTCAACGTTTTCTTTGATTTCGCGGCGCTTGCGGACTACTACTATCCGGCTTTGGATTCGCCCTGGATTTGACGGTTTCCCGCCCCATGCCTCCGCCCAAGTCCCCGCTCGACGATCTGCGCCGCGAGATCGATCACATCGACGATACGATCCACGACCTGCTGATGCGCCGCACGGCGGTGGTGGAGCGCGTCGGCGTGGTCAAAAGCCAGATCGAGGCCGCCGAGGGTCAGGTCAGCGGGAATCCCCAGACCCCGATCTATCTGCGCCCGGCGCGCGAGGCGGTCATCCTGCGCCGCCTGATGGCGCGCCACGCCGGCTCCTTCCCGGCGATGGCCCTCGTCCGCATGTGGCGGGAGATGATCACCGCCTTCACCCGGCTCCAGGGCCCCTTCGCCGTCGCCGTCTACGCGCCGGAGGATCGCCGCGGATTCTGGGACGTGGCCCGCGACCATTTCGGCAGCGTCGTTCCGATGACCGCCGTCAACTCCCCCGCCGCGGCCATCCGCGCGGTGTCGGAGGGCACGGCCACCGTCGGCGTCGTTCCCTACCCGGCGGAAGACGACGCCGACCCCTGGTGGCGCTTCCTGGTGTCGTCCGACGCGCGCACGCCGCGCGTGGTCGCGCGGCTGCCCTTCGCCGGGCGCGGCAACGCCCGCGGCGAGGACCGCGACGCGCTGGCCATCGCGCTGGTCCCGCACGAGCCGACCGGCGACGACCGCACCCTGCTGGGGATCGAGCTGGGGCACGACCTCAGCCGCGGCCGGCTCAAGGACCATCTGGAGACGAGCGGCCTCGCCCCGACCTATTTCTGCACCTGGCACGCCCGCGACCCGTCCGGCCCGTCCATCCATCTGGTCGAGGTCGCCGACTTCGTCGACCACACCGACCCCCGCCTGTCCGCCTTCGCCGGCCGGCTGGGCGAGATCCCGGTGCGGATCAACATCGTGGGCGGCTACGCCGTCCCGCTTCATCTCTCCGCCTCGTCTTTCCAATGACGCCCGCCCAATAACGCCCGCAAGGTCTGAGACCTGACATGACCCAGCCGAACAACGGCCCGGCGCCCCGCCCGGGGATTCTCGACATCGCCCCCTACGTCGGCGGCGAGCATGCGGGGCACATCCGCCTCGCCTCCAACGAAGGCGCGCTCGGCCCCAGCCCGCGCGCCGTGGAGGCCTACAAGGCCGCCGCGGGCGAACTGCACCGCTATCCGGACGGCGGCTCCGCCAAGCTGCGCAAGGCCATCGCCGAGCGCTTCGGCCTGGACGCCGACCGCGTCGTCTGCGGCGCCGGCTCCGACGAGCTGATCGCCCTGCTGATCCGCGCCTATGCCGGGCCGGGGGACGAGGTGCTGTATTCGCAGCACGGCTTCCTGATGTACCCGATCGGCGCCAAGTCGGTCGGCGCCACCCCGGTCCAGGCGCCGGAGACGAATCTGACCACCGACGTGGATTCGCTGCTGGCCCACGTCACGCCGCGCACCCGGCTGGTCTTCGTCGCCAACCCGAACAACCCGACCGGCACCTACATCACCGCCGACGAGATGGCCCGGCTGCACGCCGGCCTGCCGGAGAACGCCATCCTGGTCATCGACGCGGCCTACGCCGAGTACATGAACCACAATGACTATTCGGCGGGGCAGGAGCTGGTTGACCGCTTCCCCAACGTGGTGATGACCCGCACCTTCTCGAAGATCTTCGCGCTGGGCTCGGTCCGGCTCGGCTGGGCCTATTGCCCGGCGGGGATCGCCGACGTGCTGAACCGCGTGCGTGGTCCCTTCAACGTCTCCTCCGCGGCGCAGATCGCCGGCGTGGCGGCGCTGGAGGACACCGGGTTCCTGGAGCGCTCGCGCAGCCACAACACCGAATGGCGGGAGTGGTTCGTCCAGCAGGTGCAGGGGCTTGGCCTGAAGACCCACCCCAGCGTGACGAACTTCGTCCTGGTGGACTTCGCCGGGCAGGCCGCCGGCAAGGACGATGCCGAGGCGGCGCGCCTGTTCCTGAAGGGCCGCGGCATCCTGGTCCGCCAGATGCCCGCCTATGGCCTGCCGAGCTGCCTGCGCGTCACCATCGGCACGGAGGCCGAAATGCGCGAGGTGGTGCGGGCGCTGAAGGACTTCCTGGCGGCGTAACGGTGCCGTCGGATCGAGCGGAAACAGGCCGGGCTTCGCGCCCGGCCTTTTCGTTTCGGCCGCCGCAAGCGCCGGGCCGGGCAAAGTTTCACTTGGTCGGGGGGCGCCTTGGTGCTTTATAGCGGGGCGTTCTGCAACCCATCCGCAGCCGGTGCCTTGAGATCATGAGCGAGACCGCCGCCCCTCTGGCCGCCACCCTGGCCACTCCCCTGTTCGACCGCGTCGCCATCGTCGGCGTGGGTCTGATCGGTTCGTCCCTGGCGCGGGCGCTCACGCATTACGGGGTGGCGCGGCAGGTCGTCTGCGCCGACCGCAACCCGGAGCATTGCGCCAAGGCGATGGAGCTGGGTAT
This genomic stretch from Azospirillum sp. TSH58 harbors:
- a CDS encoding homoserine O-acetyltransferase, with translation MSAPNPAAAVPAAVPAEPATMPGHRVTLGVDKPMRLDSGAELGPFEVAYQTYGTLNADRSNAVLICHALTGDHYVLDQHPVTGKPGWWEMLVGPGRPVDTDRYFVICSNVIGGCMGSTGPKETDPATGKPYGLGFPVITIGDMVRAQKLLVEHLGIEQLFCVIGGSMGGMQVLQWAVAYPESVFAAVPIATAARHSAQNIAFHEVGRQAIMADPDWAGGNYLLEGTRPHRGLAVARMAAHITYLSEPALHRKFGRNLQNRQTVTYGFDADFQVESYLRHQGITFVERFDANSYLYITRAMDYFDLAADYGGGTLSNAFRKDGKGTPVRFCLASFSSDWLFPTSESRAIVHALNAVAANVSFVEIRTDKGHDSFLLDEPEFHQVIRGFLDGCAEHRGLTRTSRP
- a CDS encoding chorismate mutase; translated protein: MPPPKSPLDDLRREIDHIDDTIHDLLMRRTAVVERVGVVKSQIEAAEGQVSGNPQTPIYLRPAREAVILRRLMARHAGSFPAMALVRMWREMITAFTRLQGPFAVAVYAPEDRRGFWDVARDHFGSVVPMTAVNSPAAAIRAVSEGTATVGVVPYPAEDDADPWWRFLVSSDARTPRVVARLPFAGRGNARGEDRDALAIALVPHEPTGDDRTLLGIELGHDLSRGRLKDHLETSGLAPTYFCTWHARDPSGPSIHLVEVADFVDHTDPRLSAFAGRLGEIPVRINIVGGYAVPLHLSASSFQ
- the hisC gene encoding histidinol-phosphate transaminase gives rise to the protein MTQPNNGPAPRPGILDIAPYVGGEHAGHIRLASNEGALGPSPRAVEAYKAAAGELHRYPDGGSAKLRKAIAERFGLDADRVVCGAGSDELIALLIRAYAGPGDEVLYSQHGFLMYPIGAKSVGATPVQAPETNLTTDVDSLLAHVTPRTRLVFVANPNNPTGTYITADEMARLHAGLPENAILVIDAAYAEYMNHNDYSAGQELVDRFPNVVMTRTFSKIFALGSVRLGWAYCPAGIADVLNRVRGPFNVSSAAQIAGVAALEDTGFLERSRSHNTEWREWFVQQVQGLGLKTHPSVTNFVLVDFAGQAAGKDDAEAARLFLKGRGILVRQMPAYGLPSCLRVTIGTEAEMREVVRALKDFLAA